GGGATCGATCTCCCGTACGCTTCGGCGGTAATTTCAGCGAGGGACGACTCCCTCCGCATGCAAGCGCCCGCCGGGTACGAACGCGAGTTGCGGTCGTCTTCCCTCCGCAATCCGCTTTTTCCGGACGATCTCATCCCCGGCAGGAACCAGCTGGTCCTCTTTTTCCCGGAGCAGGGCAATTATCTTCTGAAGCAGGTGGGCCCGTTCCTGGGCCTGACTGTTCTCTTCATGGGGGCGGTCATCCTCTGCTTCGGCTACACCATCCGGACGATCGTCAGGCAAAAGGACTTTTCGTTGCGCCTGGTCGAGTTCATCAATAACATGACGCACGAGTTCAAGACGCCGATCTCGACGATCGCCGTGGCGGCGGAGACGATCACCCGGCCCGACGTGATCGATCGCACTGATAAAATCCGCCGCTACGCGGACGTCATCCGTGATGAGAACATCCGGATGAAAACACAGGTCGACAAGATCCTTCAGATGGCGCTGCTCGAAGAAGGCGATTATGAGCTCAGCCTGGTTCCCCTCGATATGCACGCCCTGATCCGGGACGCGGCGGAGAATACCGCCCTCCAGGTCGAGGCGAAGGGAGGCACCGTCACGTGCCGGCTCGAGGCGGCGTCCTTCACCGTGAATGCCGACCCGGTCCATATGGCGAACATTATCCACAATATTCTCGATAACGCCAACAAATATTCACCCGAAGCACCAGCCATCACGGTTCTCACGAGGAATACCGGCGATTCCCTCGTGATCGAGATCGGCGACCGGGGAATAGGCATCGGCAAAGAGGAACGGGAGAAGGTGTTCGAGAAATATTACCGAGTCCGGACGGGCAACGTCCATGACGTGAAGGGTTTCGGACTCGGATTGAGCTACGTGCGGCTCATGGTGGAAGCCCAGGGCGGGGAGGTTTCCATTTCCGGGGACCTTGGAACAGGAACCACGCTCCACCTGGCGTTCCCTCTGCTGCGGGGGGAACCGTCCTGAACGCGAAGAGCCCGAAAAGAGTGCTCGTCCTTGAGGACGACCAGAATCTCGGATTCATCCTGCAGGAAAACCTCCAGCTGCGCGGCTATGACGTGAAGCTGTGCAAGGATGGAAACGAGGGCTCCAGGGCCTACCAGAACGAAAAGTTCGACCTCTGCCTCGTCGATGTGATGCTGCCGAAAAAGGACGGGTTTACGTTCGCGCGCGAGGTCCGGGAGCGGGATGACCGGATCCCGATCATTTTCCTCACGGCAAAATCAATGAGGGAGGACCGGATCGAGGGCTTTCGGATCGGGGGCGACGATTATGTCACCAAGCCGTTCAGCATGGAGGAACTCGCGCTCCGGATCCAGGCGATTCTCAGGCGAGCCGACAATGCGGGCGCCTCCTCCGGGGAGAGTCCGGGGGATCAGACCGTCTTTACGATCGGGGGGTATTCATTCGACCACGCGCGATTGCAGCTCGCGTTCAAAGGAAAGAAACAGAAGCTGACCGACCGCGAGGCGGACCTCCTGAGGCTGCTCTGCCTCCGGCAGAACCAGACTCTCGACAGGGAATTTGCGCTGAAATCGATCTGGGGAAGCGACGACTACTTCAACGGACGGAGCATGGATGTCTTCATCTGGCGCCTCCGGAGTTATCTGAAGAAGGACCCGGGTGTAAG
This sequence is a window from Bacteroidota bacterium. Protein-coding genes within it:
- a CDS encoding HAMP domain-containing sensor histidine kinase; the encoded protein is MKLKRTTIWAITGVSAAALAGLVVLQYFLLRNAYEFRQQAFERNVHAALNSVAHRLEAGEAADNFFQVALGSPHQGNKTMVVQVETDSLRGIKKKYTVTPMKDGAPFGERIPLSVRKNAIQYSVPVPQHVTLRVFNLARKSDTLLVDENKKPGEYTIQYLDPGVRNEEIVVKYRADSSTYTLHAVGGSNERVVKDASVRERREEIVGRAIDNLSLMELQPIESRVTPSQLDSVVRTTLQESGIDLPYASAVISARDDSLRMQAPAGYERELRSSSLRNPLFPDDLIPGRNQLVLFFPEQGNYLLKQVGPFLGLTVLFMGAVILCFGYTIRTIVRQKDFSLRLVEFINNMTHEFKTPISTIAVAAETITRPDVIDRTDKIRRYADVIRDENIRMKTQVDKILQMALLEEGDYELSLVPLDMHALIRDAAENTALQVEAKGGTVTCRLEAASFTVNADPVHMANIIHNILDNANKYSPEAPAITVLTRNTGDSLVIEIGDRGIGIGKEEREKVFEKYYRVRTGNVHDVKGFGLGLSYVRLMVEAQGGEVSISGDLGTGTTLHLAFPLLRGEPS
- a CDS encoding response regulator transcription factor produces the protein MLVLEDDQNLGFILQENLQLRGYDVKLCKDGNEGSRAYQNEKFDLCLVDVMLPKKDGFTFAREVRERDDRIPIIFLTAKSMREDRIEGFRIGGDDYVTKPFSMEELALRIQAILRRADNAGASSGESPGDQTVFTIGGYSFDHARLQLAFKGKKQKLTDREADLLRLLCLRQNQTLDREFALKSIWGSDDYFNGRSMDVFIWRLRSYLKKDPGVSIVNVHGKGFKLVTGSEG